DNA from Pseudomonas putida:
GACGATGATGTTTTCGGCACCGGCTACCAGGTCCATGGCGCCACCCATGCCCTTGACCAACTTGCCTGGGATCATCCACGAGGCGATGTTGCCCTCCACATCCACCTCGAAGGCCCCCAGTACGGTGAGGTCGACATGGCCACCACGGATCATGGCGAAGGATTGCGCGGAGTCGAAGATCGATGCACCGCGGCGGGCGGTGACTGTCTGCTTGCCGGCGTTGATCATGTCGGCGTCAATGGTGCCTTCGGTAGGGAATTCGCCCATGCCGAGCAGGCCGTTTTCCGATTGCAGCATCACGTCCATGTCGGCGGGCACGTAGTTGGCCACCAGCGTCGGGATGCCGATACCCAGGTTGACGTAGTAACCGTCCTTCAGTTCACGGGCGACGCGTTGCGCCATCTGTTCGCGGGTCAGTGCCATGGTCAGGATCTCTTTGTTGTTCTGTGGACGGCGCGTTAGGCCTTGACGGTGCGCTTCTCGATGCGCTTTTCGAAGGTGCCGACGATGACCCGGTCGACATAGATGCCCGGGGTGTGGATCTCACTGGGTAGCAACACGCCCGGTTCGACGATCTCCTCGACTTCGACCACGGTGATCTTGCCGGCGGTGGCGGCCAGCGGGTTGAAGTTTTGCGCGGTGTTGCGGTACACCACGTTGCCGTAGTGATCGGCCTTCCAACCTTTGACGATGGCGAAATCGCCGGTGATGGATTCTTCGAGGATGTACTTGCGACCCTTGAAGTCGCGCACTTCCTTGCCTTCAGCGACAGGGGTGCCGTAGCCAGTGGCGGTGTAGAAGGCCGGGATGCCGGCGCCGCCTGCGCGCATTTTCTCGGCCAAGGTGCCTTGGGGGGTCAGTTCGACCTCCAGCTCGCCGCTGAGCAATTGACGCTCGAACTCGGCGTTTTCGCCCACATAGGACGCGATCATCTTGCGAATCTGGCGGTCTTCCAAAAGTACGCCCAGGCCGAAGCCATCGACGCCACAGTTGTTGGAGACCACGGTCAGCCCCTTGACGCCGCGGCGCTTGATTTCAGCGATGAGGTTTTCGGGGATGCCGCACAAGCCGAAGCCGCCGGCCAGTACCGTCATGTTGTCGGTCAGGCCTGCGAGGGCCTCTTCATAGGTTGCTACGCGCTTGTCCAGTCCGGCCATGCTCAGTTGCCTTTTGTAGTTGTTGGAACCGTGGAGGCATCTTCACCGCTGTCGACTGATTTGTTAATTTTGTTTTCGTCATCGATTGATAATTTTTCCAAAACAAAATCGAGTTCGTCATGAACGTCAAGCAGTTACGCGCCTTCGTCACCGTGGCCAAGTACCAGAGCTTTGCCCAGGCTGGCGAACATCTGCATGTTTCCCAACCGGCCTTGAGCCTGACCATCAAAGCCCTGGAGGACAACCTCGGTGGTGCCCTGCTCACCCGCACCACCCGTAGCGTCAGTCTCACCCCCGAAGGGGAAGTACTGCTACCCCTGGCCCGGCGCCTGCTGGCCGACTGGGACGACACCGAGGAGATGCTGCGCCAGCGCTTCACCCTGCAGTTGGGGCGGGTCTCGGTAGCGGCCATGCCCGCCTTTGCCGGCAACCTGCTACCCCGCTCGCTGAAGGTGTTTCGCCAGCGCTACCCCAAGGTCAATGTCACCGTGCATGACGTGATCAATGAACAGGTGCTGGAGCTGGTGCGCCACCGTCGTGTCGAGCTGGGCATCGGTTTCGAACCGGAGAACCTCGACGGGCTGCGCTTTCACCCGCTGTACTTGGACCGTTTCGTGGCCGTGGTACCCGCTGATTCACCACTGGCAAGCCAGCCGCAGGTGGCCTGGCGGGACTTGCTGGCCCAGGACTTCATCGCCCTGCAACGGCCCTCGGCCGTGCGCCTGCTGATGGAGCAGAATGTCGCGGCCAGCCATGGCAAACTGACAGCAGCCTTCGAGAGCCATCAGCTTTCCACCATCGGTCGCATGGTCGCCAACGGCCTGGGCGTGAGCGCCGTGCCAGCGTTGTGCATCAACCAGATGCAGGAACTCGGCGCGCGCTGCGTGGCCCTGGTCGAGCCTCGCGTGGAGCGGCGCATCGGCGTCATTGCCCTGGCCGACCACAAGCTTTCCACCGCAGCGCAAGCGCTGCTCGACGTCGTGCTTTCCCACACTGATCCACAGGAGGTGACATGCGTTTCGTGAATCTGGCAGACGCCAGCGTCCCGGCCATCGGCCAAGGCACCTGGTACATGGGCGAGGACCCACGGCGCAAGGCCGCCGAGGTGGCCGCCCTGCAACAGGGCATCGAACGGGGCCTGACGCTGATCGACACAGCGGAGATGTATGCCGAGGGTGGCGCCGAGCACGTGGTCGGCCAGGCCATCGCCGGGCGCCGTGACCAGGTGTTCCTGGTCAGCAAGGTCTATCCGCACAATGCCAGCCGCCGCGGCATTCCCGCCGCCTGCGAGCGCAGCCTGACGCGCCTGGGTACCGACAGCATCGACCTGTACCTGCTGCACTGGCGCGGCCAGTACCCGCTGGAGGAAACCGTCGAAGCCTTCGAACGCCTGCGCGAGCAAGGCAAGATCCGTCGCTGGGGCGTGTCCAACTTCGACCTGGACGACCTGCTCGAACTCGACAACCCCGACTGCGCCACCAATCAGGTGCTGTACAACCCGGCTCAGCGTGGCATCGAGTTCGATCTGCTGCCATGGAGCCGAACGCACCAGTTGCCGACCATGGCCTACTGCCCGCTGGCCCAGGCCGGCCGCTTGCTGCGACACCCGGTATTGGCCGAGATCGCCGAGCGCCATGGGGCTACACCGGCCCAGGTGAGTCTGGCCTGGGTGACACGCAACGAAGGCGTCATTGCCATTCCCAAGGCGGTAGACCCGCTGCATGTGCGGCTCAATGCGGCCGCGGGCGAACTGGTGCTGACCGACGAGGACCTGCGCGCGATCGACGACGCGTTTCCGGCACCGACGCGCAAGCAGCACTTGGCGATGGTCTGACAGGCGACTGATAGGAGCGGCCTTGTGCCGCGATTGGCCTTCGGCTCTAGTGAAAATCCCGGCTGCGCACATCCAGCCCCTGCAACAAGGGGCTGATATCTTCCAGGCGTCTGGCAATCAGGTGCCGCACGCCCTTCTCCTGCTCCAGTCGCCCACTCACCTTGAGCAGTTGCGACCCTACCAATGCCCTGCGCTGGCGTTCGGCCAAGTCGCGCCAGACCACCACATTGACCATGCCGTGTTCATCCTCAAGGGTGACGAAGGTCACGCCGCTGGCGGTCTGCGGCCGCTGCCGCCCGACCACCACGCCAGCCACGGCGATGCTGTCACCATGCGCGACGTTCGCCAGCTCGGCAGAGCTGCGACACCCCAATGCCCGAAGGCGTCGCCGCAACAGCGCCAGGGGATGTGGCCCCAAGGTTGTGCCCAAGGTGGCGTAATCGGCGAACACGTCTTCGCCTACGGTCGGCACCGGCAACTCCACCGTCACTTCTGGCGTAGCCTCCACCTGAGCGAACAACGGCAGCTGTGCCTGTACCGCTGCCACCTGCCAGCGCGCCTGATGACGGTCGCTGGCCAAAGCACGCAGGGCGCCGGCATCGGCCAGGCGTGCACGGGCGCGGCTGTCGAGTTCGGCGCGCAAGCACAGGTCCTGGACATCGCGCCAGGGCCGCTGCGCCCTCGCCTGCTCGAGGCGCCGGGCATCGACCTCGCTGAACCCACGAATCTGCCGCAACCCCAAGCGGATCGCCAATGCGCCCTCCCCGTGCGGCTCCAGGGTGCAATCCCAGGCGCTGTGGCACACGTCCACCGGGCGCACCTCGATACCTTGGCGACGCGCCTCCTGCAACAGCTGGTCAGGACTGTAGAAGCCCATGGGCCAGCTGTTGATCAGCGCGCAGGTGAAGATCGCCGGCTCATGGCACTTGAGCCAACTGCTGGCGTAGCACAGCAAAGCGAAGCTCGCGGCATGGGACTCAGGGAAGCCATAGCTGCCAAAGCCCTTGATCTGCTCGAAGATCCGTTCGGCGAACGCCTGCTCGTAGCCATTGCGCCGCATGCCGTTGATCAGCCGCTCGCGATGCGGCTCCAGGCCGCCATGGCGTTTCCAGGCGGCCATGCTGCGGCGCAATTGGTCCGCCTCGCCCGGGGTGTAGTCAGCGGCGACCATGGCCAGTTCCATCACCTGCTCCTGGAACAACGGCACACCCAGGGTGCGTTCGAACACCGCTTCCAGTTCGGGTGAGGGATAGGTCACCTTTTCCTCTTTCAGGCGTCGGCGCAGATAGGGGTGGACCATGTCGCCCTGTATCGGCCCTGGCCGGACGATGGCCACCTCGATCACCAGGTCGTAGAACTTTTCCGGTTTCAGGCGCGGCAGCATGGCCATCTGCGCCCGTGATTCGATCTGGAACACGCCCATGGTCTCGGCGCGGCTGATCATGGCGTAGGTGGCGGCGTCTTCCTTGGGGAGGGTCGCCAAGGTCAGGTGCCGGTCTCGGTGAAGGGCCAGTAGGTCGAAGCAGCGGCGCAAGGCGCTGAGCATGCCCAGGGCCAGCACATCGACCTTGAGCAGGCCGACCAGGTCGAGGTCGTCCTTGTCCCACTGGATCACCGTGCGCTGCGCCATGGTGGCGTTCTCCACCGGCACCAGGCGGTCCAGCGGCTGCTGGCAGATCACGAAGCCTCCTGGGTGCTGTGACAGGTGCCGGGGAAAGCCAATCAACTGGCCAGCCAGCACCAGGATGCGTTGCAGCGATGGACTCTGCGCCTCGAAACCCGCCTCGGCCAAGCGTTGGGCATCGGGGATCCGGTCGCTCCAGCGTCCGCAGCACTTGGCCAGGGCATCCACCTGGTCGGCCGGCAGCCCCAGGGCGCGCGCCACGTCGCGCACTGCGCCAGCGGCATGGTAGGTGTTGACCACCGCCGTGAGGGCCGCCCGGTCGCGGCCATAACGGCGAAACACATACTGGATGACCTCTTCCCGGCGATCGTGCTCGAAGTCCACGTCGATGTCCGGCGGCTCGTTGCGCTCGCGGGACAGAAAGCGCTCGAACAGCAAGCGGTGCACCATCGGGTCCAGCTCGGTGATGCCCAGCACGAAGCACACCACCGAGTTGGCGGCCGAGCCCCGTCCCTGACAGAGGATGCCCTGTTTGCGAGCGAAATCGACGATGTCGTAGACGGTGAGAAAGTAGCTTTCGTAGCCCAGTTCGGTGATCAGTTGCAGCTCGCTTTCCAGGGTTTCCAGCGCCTCGCTGCTGGCGCCCTGGGGCCAACGCTCGGGCAGGCGCGACTGGCACAGATGGCGCAACCAGCTGGCCGGTGTTTGCCCTTGCGGTACCACTTCGCTGGGGTACTGATATTTCAGCTCATCCAGGCTGAAGTGGCAGCGGTCGGCGATAGCCTGGGTCTCGGTCAGCAGGTCGCCAGGGTACAGCTCGCCAAGCTCGGTCAAGGTGCGCAAGTGGCGCTCGCCATTGGGGTACAGGTAGCGACCGGCCTCGGTCAGGGTGCAATGCTGGCGAATCGCGGTCATGCAGTCCTGCAAGGCGCGGCGGCCACGGACATGCATGTGCACATCGCCGCACGCCACTGCGCGAATCCCCACCTGGCCCGCCAGGATGTTCAGTTGCTGCAGACGCCGGGCATCGTCGCATCCTCGATGCAGGTGCACCGCCAGCCACAGGCGCTCGCCGAACAGCGACTTCAGCCATAAGCCATTGGCCGGGGTATCGTCAGGCTCGGCAATCCACAGTGCCAGCAGACCCTGGCAATGGGCTTGCATGTCCTCGGGGAGCAATTGGTAAGTGCCTTTTTCCGCCCGGCGTCGCGCCCGGGTGATCAGGGTGCAGAGGTTCTGGTAGCCCTCGAGGTTTTCGACCAGCAGTACCAGCTTGGCACCCTCATGAAGCTGTACCTCACTCCCGACGATAAGCTGCATCTCCTGTTGCTGGGCCGCCTGCCAGGCGCGGACGATGCCGGCCAAGGTACATTCGTCGGTGATGGCCAGGGCCTTGTAACCCAAAGCCTTGGCCCGCTTGAACAGCTCGTCGGCACTGGAAGCTCCGCGCTGGAAGCTGAAGTTCGACAGGCAGTGCAGCTCGGCGTAATCCAGCAGGCTCATGCGAACCACCCTTGCAGCCATAATTGCCCAGGTTTGCTCAGGTCGTCATAGGCCCACCCCCGCAACCCGTCACGGGTCTCGATGCGGTAGTAGTCACGGCGCACGTCACCACCGTCCCACCAGCCCGACTCGATACGCTCGGCCTGTCCCAACCGGCGCAAGCCAGCTTCGCTCAGAGGCTGGGGTTCAGGCAGCAGCCAGCCCGGCCGGCTGCCGGGCGCGACCGGCAATAGGCCCAAGGCCCCTTGCTCCACCGGCAGCCAAGCACATTCGGGGCGGTGATCGGCTTCGGCGCTCAGCGCCTTGACCGCCTCATCGCCCAGGCGCGCACGCAGGCGTTCACGCAGTTGTTCCCAGGGTTGGGCCTGTTGTGCCCGCGGGTCGAACAGCACCTGATGCTGGGGCACGAAAGGTGGCAAGTCCTCGGCCAGCAAGCGCAGATTGCGCACCGGCGCAGGGATGCGCAGCGCCTCCAGGCGCCCACGGGCCAGCTCGAACAGCCTGGCGGCATCGCGCTCGGCGGCCAGCAGGCCGACCTTGAGTTCGGTGGCCGGCCCTTGGGCATGCTCCAGATACAGACTGAAGCGCTGTACCCCGCAGTCCCGCCCCGCGAGAAAGACTGCCAGGTCGCTCAGCAGGCGGCGCAGGGGAAACAACAGCGCCTGGTGCGATTCGACATCGAAGTTCAGCTCCAGCCGCTCCTCGAAGCGCTCCGCCGGTTGGTGGAAGGCCAGGCCCAGACTGCGCAGGCCGAGCAACTGGTCCAAGTGCACCTGCACCTGAGCAGCAAAGCGCCGGGCCAGGGCATCGCGTGGCAGGGCCAGGACTTCACCGAGTCGGCGCAGCCCCATGCGGGCAAACGCCGTTGCCGCCTCTGGGGGTAGGCCAACCTTGTGGACAGGCATGCATGCCAGCGCAGTTCGGGTGACCTCGATCGTTGTCACCGCCAGACCGTCATGGCCATTGGCGAGCATGCGCGCCGCCACCGGGTTGGTGGCCAGGACGATACGGTGGCGTAACCCCAGTGCATCCAGCTCTTGGCGCAATCGTGCCTGGAACACCGGCCAAGGCCCGAACAGCCCGAGGCTGGAGCCGACCTCCAGAAGCAAAGCCCGTGGATAGTGCCGACTGACCTGCGCGCTGAAGCGATAGGCCCAGGCGGCAAGCAACTGCTGGAGCTGCTCGATGCGCGCAGGGTCGGTCTCCACGCATGTGAAGCCGTCAGCCAGGGCACGGGCAGCTGTGAGGGTCTGCCCGGCTCGCAGGCCCAATGCCGCAGCCGCCGTATTGACCGACTGCAACACCCGCCGCTGCTGCGGCCCACCGATCAACACCAGGGGTGCATCAGGGTTGTCGCGCTCACGCAGAACGCTGTCCAGCGCCAGTTGCGGAAAAACGATACAGGCCCAAAGCATGCTGCATCAGCTCCGCACCGGGCAGGCGATAGGCGCTGCCGGCGGCAAGCCGCCACGGCATTTGAGTACCCGCCATTGAGCAGGCTGGGTGTCGATGGCGATGCGCAAGGCCGCTGGCGAAGGATTGTGCGAAGCCTGCTGCGGGCGACAGACGAACGCCAAGGCCTGACCCGTTTCGGCGGCCACCTGCAAACGCCGCAGAGCACGGTCATCGGCACGCCCGGGCCAGCACAGCACGGCCGCGCAACTGCCAGACCGCAGGCACTGCTCGGCAGCCCACAAGGCCTCGGCCGGCGGCGCCTCGACGTGGGCCAACCAGCGCAGATCGACCCCAGCGGCCTGCCAGGCCGGCGCATAGGGAATGAACGGTGGCGCCACCAGCACCACCCGACCGCCTTCACCGCTCAGGCGCGCCAGGCTTGGCCAGAGTAACTGCAGCTCACCACAACCGGGGCTGGCCAGCAGCAGTTCCGTAAGGGCGGCAGCCGGCCAGCCGCCTTCGGGCAGCCGATCGTCAAGCGAGGCATGACCGGTGGGCTGCAGCCCCTGAGGCCGTGCCTGGACCTGGCGCCCGCGCCATATCCTGCGCTGGTCGAGCAGGTGATCGAGGTCGACTACCGCGCCCATCAGTCACGCCTCAGCAGGCCACAGAACACACCCTCGATGACAAAATCCCGGCCCGGCGCCACGTCGATGGGCGCATAGGCAGGATTGCGCGGCAACAGGCGGTAGCCACCGGGGATGCGCTGCAGGCGCTTGATGGTCACCTCGCCATCCAGGCGGGCGACCACGATCTGACCATCGCGAGCCTCGCCCTGCTGGCGGATACCGACCAGGTCACCATCGAAGATACCGTCGTCGATCATCGAATCACCACGCACCTTGAGCAGGTAATCAGGGGTGCGACGGAACAGGCTGGGGTCGAGCAGCAATTGCTCGTGGATGTCCAGGTCTGGACCAATCGGTGCGCCCGCCGCCACCTGGCCGAGTACCGGAATCTCGAGGATCTCGGGCCGACGCAGCGGCTCGGCCAGGCGGATGCCGCGTGCCTGGTTGGGGGTCACGTCGATGAAACCGGCCTGGCTCAGGGCGGTGATGTGCTTGCGCGCC
Protein-coding regions in this window:
- a CDS encoding CoA transferase subunit B; the encoded protein is MALTREQMAQRVARELKDGYYVNLGIGIPTLVANYVPADMDVMLQSENGLLGMGEFPTEGTIDADMINAGKQTVTARRGASIFDSAQSFAMIRGGHVDLTVLGAFEVDVEGNIASWMIPGKLVKGMGGAMDLVAGAENIIVTMTHASKDGESKLLPRCSLPLTGAGCIRKVLTDLAYLEIQDGAFILRETAPGVSVEEIIEKTAGKLIVPDDVKEMTF
- a CDS encoding CoA transferase subunit A; the encoded protein is MAGLDKRVATYEEALAGLTDNMTVLAGGFGLCGIPENLIAEIKRRGVKGLTVVSNNCGVDGFGLGVLLEDRQIRKMIASYVGENAEFERQLLSGELEVELTPQGTLAEKMRAGGAGIPAFYTATGYGTPVAEGKEVRDFKGRKYILEESITGDFAIVKGWKADHYGNVVYRNTAQNFNPLAATAGKITVVEVEEIVEPGVLLPSEIHTPGIYVDRVIVGTFEKRIEKRTVKA
- a CDS encoding LysR family transcriptional regulator, translated to MNVKQLRAFVTVAKYQSFAQAGEHLHVSQPALSLTIKALEDNLGGALLTRTTRSVSLTPEGEVLLPLARRLLADWDDTEEMLRQRFTLQLGRVSVAAMPAFAGNLLPRSLKVFRQRYPKVNVTVHDVINEQVLELVRHRRVELGIGFEPENLDGLRFHPLYLDRFVAVVPADSPLASQPQVAWRDLLAQDFIALQRPSAVRLLMEQNVAASHGKLTAAFESHQLSTIGRMVANGLGVSAVPALCINQMQELGARCVALVEPRVERRIGVIALADHKLSTAAQALLDVVLSHTDPQEVTCVS
- a CDS encoding aldo/keto reductase gives rise to the protein MRFVNLADASVPAIGQGTWYMGEDPRRKAAEVAALQQGIERGLTLIDTAEMYAEGGAEHVVGQAIAGRRDQVFLVSKVYPHNASRRGIPAACERSLTRLGTDSIDLYLLHWRGQYPLEETVEAFERLREQGKIRRWGVSNFDLDDLLELDNPDCATNQVLYNPAQRGIEFDLLPWSRTHQLPTMAYCPLAQAGRLLRHPVLAEIAERHGATPAQVSLAWVTRNEGVIAIPKAVDPLHVRLNAAAGELVLTDEDLRAIDDAFPAPTRKQHLAMV
- a CDS encoding error-prone DNA polymerase is translated as MAARVVRMSLLDYAELHCLSNFSFQRGASSADELFKRAKALGYKALAITDECTLAGIVRAWQAAQQQEMQLIVGSEVQLHEGAKLVLLVENLEGYQNLCTLITRARRRAEKGTYQLLPEDMQAHCQGLLALWIAEPDDTPANGLWLKSLFGERLWLAVHLHRGCDDARRLQQLNILAGQVGIRAVACGDVHMHVRGRRALQDCMTAIRQHCTLTEAGRYLYPNGERHLRTLTELGELYPGDLLTETQAIADRCHFSLDELKYQYPSEVVPQGQTPASWLRHLCQSRLPERWPQGASSEALETLESELQLITELGYESYFLTVYDIVDFARKQGILCQGRGSAANSVVCFVLGITELDPMVHRLLFERFLSRERNEPPDIDVDFEHDRREEVIQYVFRRYGRDRAALTAVVNTYHAAGAVRDVARALGLPADQVDALAKCCGRWSDRIPDAQRLAEAGFEAQSPSLQRILVLAGQLIGFPRHLSQHPGGFVICQQPLDRLVPVENATMAQRTVIQWDKDDLDLVGLLKVDVLALGMLSALRRCFDLLALHRDRHLTLATLPKEDAATYAMISRAETMGVFQIESRAQMAMLPRLKPEKFYDLVIEVAIVRPGPIQGDMVHPYLRRRLKEEKVTYPSPELEAVFERTLGVPLFQEQVMELAMVAADYTPGEADQLRRSMAAWKRHGGLEPHRERLINGMRRNGYEQAFAERIFEQIKGFGSYGFPESHAASFALLCYASSWLKCHEPAIFTCALINSWPMGFYSPDQLLQEARRQGIEVRPVDVCHSAWDCTLEPHGEGALAIRLGLRQIRGFSEVDARRLEQARAQRPWRDVQDLCLRAELDSRARARLADAGALRALASDRHQARWQVAAVQAQLPLFAQVEATPEVTVELPVPTVGEDVFADYATLGTTLGPHPLALLRRRLRALGCRSSAELANVAHGDSIAVAGVVVGRQRPQTASGVTFVTLEDEHGMVNVVVWRDLAERQRRALVGSQLLKVSGRLEQEKGVRHLIARRLEDISPLLQGLDVRSRDFH
- a CDS encoding Y-family DNA polymerase, whose product is MLWACIVFPQLALDSVLRERDNPDAPLVLIGGPQQRRVLQSVNTAAAALGLRAGQTLTAARALADGFTCVETDPARIEQLQQLLAAWAYRFSAQVSRHYPRALLLEVGSSLGLFGPWPVFQARLRQELDALGLRHRIVLATNPVAARMLANGHDGLAVTTIEVTRTALACMPVHKVGLPPEAATAFARMGLRRLGEVLALPRDALARRFAAQVQVHLDQLLGLRSLGLAFHQPAERFEERLELNFDVESHQALLFPLRRLLSDLAVFLAGRDCGVQRFSLYLEHAQGPATELKVGLLAAERDAARLFELARGRLEALRIPAPVRNLRLLAEDLPPFVPQHQVLFDPRAQQAQPWEQLRERLRARLGDEAVKALSAEADHRPECAWLPVEQGALGLLPVAPGSRPGWLLPEPQPLSEAGLRRLGQAERIESGWWDGGDVRRDYYRIETRDGLRGWAYDDLSKPGQLWLQGWFA
- the imuA gene encoding translesion DNA synthesis-associated protein ImuA, giving the protein MGAVVDLDHLLDQRRIWRGRQVQARPQGLQPTGHASLDDRLPEGGWPAAALTELLLASPGCGELQLLWPSLARLSGEGGRVVLVAPPFIPYAPAWQAAGVDLRWLAHVEAPPAEALWAAEQCLRSGSCAAVLCWPGRADDRALRRLQVAAETGQALAFVCRPQQASHNPSPAALRIAIDTQPAQWRVLKCRGGLPPAAPIACPVRS
- the lexA gene encoding transcriptional repressor LexA encodes the protein MYSMENMTPKRRAILEFIRERIADHGQPPSLADIAQRFGFASRSVARKHITALSQAGFIDVTPNQARGIRLAEPLRRPEILEIPVLGQVAAGAPIGPDLDIHEQLLLDPSLFRRTPDYLLKVRGDSMIDDGIFDGDLVGIRQQGEARDGQIVVARLDGEVTIKRLQRIPGGYRLLPRNPAYAPIDVAPGRDFVIEGVFCGLLRRD